From Pontibacter actiniarum, a single genomic window includes:
- a CDS encoding T9SS type A sorting domain-containing protein: MDWVLQPGASLQTFSVASVPSESYEVRVDITPNQETACFSGLPASGIQSIETGVIVPLPVEIIYFTALRQGKDVQLSWATASEENNAGFEVQVSEDGRAFRALGFVGTQNGDAQVKQSYGYTDTENGKYGTRYYRLRQVDRDGQFAYYTAKAVSFGAVSYSIRAFPNPLEGDQVSVAVQAEAGGQLQLQVLDAMGRVVASQARELGRGESLERVQLAPALPKGIYFVRTEMGGVVRSFKLLKK; this comes from the coding sequence GTGGATTGGGTTCTGCAGCCAGGCGCTTCCTTGCAGACGTTCAGTGTAGCCTCTGTGCCGTCGGAGTCATATGAAGTTAGGGTGGATATAACTCCAAACCAGGAGACGGCTTGCTTCTCCGGCTTGCCTGCGTCAGGTATACAGTCGATAGAGACAGGAGTAATCGTGCCGCTTCCCGTGGAGATCATCTACTTCACGGCTTTGCGGCAAGGGAAGGACGTGCAGTTGAGCTGGGCGACGGCCTCGGAGGAGAACAACGCGGGCTTCGAGGTGCAGGTGTCGGAGGACGGTCGGGCTTTCCGCGCGCTGGGCTTCGTGGGCACGCAGAACGGGGACGCGCAGGTGAAGCAGTCCTACGGCTACACGGACACGGAGAACGGCAAGTACGGCACGCGCTACTACCGCCTCAGGCAGGTGGACCGCGACGGGCAGTTTGCCTACTACACGGCCAAGGCGGTGAGCTTCGGCGCGGTGAGCTACAGCATCAGGGCCTTCCCCAACCCGCTGGAGGGGGACCAGGTGAGCGTGGCGGTGCAGGCGGAGGCCGGCGGGCAGCTGCAGCTGCAGGTGCTGGACGCGATGGGCCGGGTGGTGGCCAGCCAGGCAAGGGAACTGGGCAGGGGCGAGTCGCTGGAGCGGGTCCAGCTGGCGCCGGCGCTGCCAAAGGGCATCTACTTCGTGCGCACAGAGATGGGCGGCGTTGTCAGGAGCTTCAAGCTGCTGAAGAAGTAG